In Kaistia defluvii, the sequence CAAATCACGCCCTATCTCGACCGCCTGCCGAAGCAGCTTTCCGGCGGCCAGCGCCAGCGCGTCGCCATCGGCCGCGCCATTGTGCGCGACCCCAAGGTGTTCCTGTTCGACGAGCCGCTTTCCAACCTCGACGCGGCGCTGCGCGTGCAGACCCGCATCGAGATCAACAAGCTGCATGAGCGCATGGCCGGCGTGACGATGATCTACGTCACGCATGACCAGGTCGAGGCGATGACGCTGGCCGACCGCATCGTCGTGCTGAACGCCGGGCGGGTGGAGCAGGTCGGCGCGCCGATGGAGCTCTACCACCACCCCGACAATCTGTTCGTCGCGAAGTTCCTCGGTTCGCCGTCGATGAATACCATTCCCTGCGTGATCGAATCCGGCGGCGCCAATCCGGTGGTTCGCCCGAATGGCTGCGACGCGATCCGCGTGCAGGCTTCAATCCCGGAAAGCGCTGCTGGTTCGAAGGGCACGTTCGGCGTCCGTCCCGAGGATCTCGAGGTCACCACCGGCGACGACGCGATTTTCCGCGGCACCATCGATATCGTCGAGCAGCTCGGCGAGGTGACGCTGATCTATGTCGATATCGGCACCGAAGAGCCGATCGTCGCCAAGCTCGAAAACGACATTCCCTTCACCAAGGGCGAGACGATCGCGCTGACCTCGCCGCTCCGGCATCTGCAGGTCTTTGACGAAAAGGGCGACGCCTACCGCCGGACCTGAGCCGACACTTCCGGCCGATCATGGGACTTGCATGACAGGTACGGGCTTGCGCTAACTGTCATGCAAAGGGCTCGCCGCGCGAGTGCGGGTGTCGGATCGGTGTCGCCGCCCCACGGGACGGGCGATGTGGGTCACAAAGAAGCGAGGCTGCCATGACGCTCACGCTCTACATGCATCCGCTGGCGTCCTACTGCCATAAGGCGCTGATCGCGCTCTACGAGAACGATACGCCGTTCAAGCCGCATTTCCTCGATCTCGGCGACCCGACCGTGCGGGCTGAATTCAACGCGCTCTGGCCGGTCGGCAAGATGCCGGTCCTGCTGGATCATCGGCGCGAACAGACCGTGCCCGAAGCGACCGTCATCATCGAATATCTCGGCATCTATTATCCGGGGCCGACGCGCTTCGTCCCCGAAGATCCCGAGCGCGCCTGGCAGACCCGGCTCTCCGACCGCTTCTATGATCTCTACGTGCATGAGCCGATGCAGCGGATCGTCGCCGACCGGCTGCGCCCGGACGGGAGCAAGGATCCCTTCGGCGTCGAGGCGGCGAGGGCGACGCTCAGGACCTCCTACGACATGCTCGAGAAGCAAATGGGACAGCGCTTCTGGGCGATGGGAGAGACCTTCTCGCTCGCCGATTGCGCCGCCGCGCCGGCGCTGTTCTACGCCGACAAGGTACAGCCTTTTGGCGAGACGCATCCGGCGCTGGCCGGCTATTTCGGCCGGCTGCTGGACCGGCCCTCCTATGCCCGCGTGCTCGAAGAGGCCAAGCCGTATTTCGACATGTTCCCCGGCTAGTACCCGATCGAGCGAGCGGTCCTGCGCATCGCCAGGCGACGGACCGGCGTTACTGCGCGAAGGGGGCGAGAGCGCTTTGGCAGCGGGGTGAGAGCGACGCGGCGTTGGCCTTCAGGCAGGCGATCACATTGCCGCCGCCGATCGGAACACCGCCGCAATAGGTGCGGAAATCCCGCCGGCACGACTGCCGGATCAGGGCGGCTTCCTGGCGCGGCGCCAGATCGGCAGCAGGAGGCGCTGCCGCAGCGACGGGTGCCTTGGTCGCCGGAGTCTTGGCGACGGGCGTCTTGGCCGCTGGCGCGGCGTCGGTGGTTGTGGCGGGAGGCGAAGTCGTCGTGTCGGGTTTGGCTTCGCCGCTGGCGGGAGCGGCACCCGCGGGCGTCGTCGCCGCGCTGCCGCTGACGGCTTGCACGGCCGTGCGGCAGGCGTCCGAAAGCTTGGCAGCGTTCTGCTGCAGGCAGTCGAGCGCCGGCTTGCCGCCGGGCGGCACGCTGGCGCAATAGGTCTTGTAATCGCTCGGGCAGGCGGACCGGATCGCCGATTGCTGCGCCTTGCTCGGCGCCTGCGCCACGGCGAGCTGGCTACCGCAGGCGAGGGCGAAGATCGCGGCGGCAACGATCGGCAGCGCTTGGAGAATAGGCCGGCTCATGAAGTCCCTCCCGAAAAGGAGGATTTCTTACCATGGACCTTCCGTTACGGCAATTTGCGCAGGCCGAGACCTTCCGACGCTCGGCTGACCTGTTGGCGAAAGCGATTCTCTACTGTTCCGCGCCATTCTCGGGCTCGAGAAACTCCAGGCGGTTGCCGAATGGGTCGCTCAGATAGAAGCGTCGATAGCCGGCGAGGGGCTCGTCGTCCTGTGGCGCCTGCCCGTTGGCGACGATGCGTTGCCGGAGGCCGTCGAGATCGCGAACGAGAAAGGCTGGATGCGCCTTTTTGGCTGGACGAAAGTCGCTTTCGACACCGAGATGCAGCTGGCGGCTGCCGGCCTGGAACCAGGCGCCGCCGCGGCTTGCCAGATTGGCCGGCTTGGCCACCTCCGGCAGGCCG encodes:
- a CDS encoding ABC transporter ATP-binding protein, translating into MAGLLLRDIRKAYGNVKVLHGIDLDIKSGEFVVFVGPSGCGKSTLLRLIAGLEDITSGTLQIDGKVVNQLAPSKRGIAMVFQSYALYPHMTVYDNMAFGMKLGGGGKEEIDRRVREAANVLQITPYLDRLPKQLSGGQRQRVAIGRAIVRDPKVFLFDEPLSNLDAALRVQTRIEINKLHERMAGVTMIYVTHDQVEAMTLADRIVVLNAGRVEQVGAPMELYHHPDNLFVAKFLGSPSMNTIPCVIESGGANPVVRPNGCDAIRVQASIPESAAGSKGTFGVRPEDLEVTTGDDAIFRGTIDIVEQLGEVTLIYVDIGTEEPIVAKLENDIPFTKGETIALTSPLRHLQVFDEKGDAYRRT
- a CDS encoding glutathione S-transferase family protein — protein: MTLTLYMHPLASYCHKALIALYENDTPFKPHFLDLGDPTVRAEFNALWPVGKMPVLLDHRREQTVPEATVIIEYLGIYYPGPTRFVPEDPERAWQTRLSDRFYDLYVHEPMQRIVADRLRPDGSKDPFGVEAARATLRTSYDMLEKQMGQRFWAMGETFSLADCAAAPALFYADKVQPFGETHPALAGYFGRLLDRPSYARVLEEAKPYFDMFPG
- a CDS encoding cysteine rich repeat-containing protein — encoded protein: MSRPILQALPIVAAAIFALACGSQLAVAQAPSKAQQSAIRSACPSDYKTYCASVPPGGKPALDCLQQNAAKLSDACRTAVQAVSGSAATTPAGAAPASGEAKPDTTTSPPATTTDAAPAAKTPVAKTPATKAPVAAAAPPAADLAPRQEAALIRQSCRRDFRTYCGGVPIGGGNVIACLKANAASLSPRCQSALAPFAQ
- a CDS encoding VOC family protein, yielding MPILDIDHIQLAMPAGGENEARGFYSDLLGLPEVAKPANLASRGGAWFQAGSRQLHLGVESDFRPAKKAHPAFLVRDLDGLRQRIVANGQAPQDDEPLAGYRRFYLSDPFGNRLEFLEPENGAEQ